GGAACTCAGTTCCCCCCACACAAAGGACCTTACACGCCTGTCGTTAGCACTCAGGAGCAAAGCACTTTCAGCTATCTCCACGAACGCCAGCACAAGCGGGAGCTTCGTTTGGAGAGCGCGGTGGAAGGGACGCGCATAGGTCGGTCGCTGCATGAAGACCTGGACCGGACCATGATCTTCACGCTGCGTAGCGCCTTTGTGCAGACGCTTCAGGCCAAGGCTGTGCTGGATTTGGCAAAGGCCAACTTGGACTACTACGACAAGATCATCGATATCAGCAGAAACCGTCTGAGTGCCGGCGATATTGCGCAGGTTGACTTCGATCGAATCGAGCTGTTGCGGGTGCAGTACGAGTCGGAGATACAGACAGCCATTGTCAATCTGCGCACAGCAAAGATTCAACTGCTGCAACTGCTCAACGACCGCACCCCCATGGATCAGTTCAACGTGGATGGTCCGTTTGATTTCGCCGATGCGCTCAGGCCATTGGATGATTACCGCCAGCTCGCCCTCGCCTCACGTCCCGACCTTCAGGCGGCGATTCAGACGATCGAGCAATCGAAAACAAATCATAAGCTGGCGATGGCCAACGGTTCGACCGACCCCACCTACAGCGTATGGTGGACGCACAATCCGTCGTTTAACAACATAGGTTACGGCGACAATACCCTCGGCCTCAGCTTCGCCATACCGTTGCGGATCTTCGACCGCAATCAGGGTGAGAAGAAGCGGACACTGATCGACATCGACCGCAACAACCAGTTGACGGAAGCCGCGCGGGCGCAGGTCTTCAGCGATGTCGACTCTTCCTACGAGCAAGTAAGCAGCAACATCGCATTGCTCAAGCCATACAAACAGAAGTATCTCGATCAGGCAACACGAGTCCGGGATACGATTACCTTCTCCTATCAACATGGCGGAGCCTCGTTGATGGACTTTCTAAACGCTCAAAGCGACTATCGCGTCGTACAGCTGACCTATGCCCAGTTGATCGGCTCGTATCTGGTAGCTGCAGGCCAGCTAAATCTTGCTGTTGGACGCGAGGTGATCCAATAACCAGATCTTAATTTTGATACCCTCGGTCTCTCTGACCTGTACAACCTCCATTACTTGGACGAGTCGAAGCAGACTCAACATGGCTCAATTTGCTTACGAACACGAACACGGCGGAATTGCTCTTATCGATTACCTCGACGCGGTACGCGACTCACGAACGGTAGCAACAAACGCTCTGAATTCCTACGCTCGACGTGGCTGGCAATTCACCATCTGAGCTTCGCAACCGCCACTCAAGTCATCCCTAAGTAGATTCCCGAATTTCGGCTAGCTGCCCAATGCGGCATTTCTCGACTAATCAGGAACGATAAGTCGGCTTGTGGGAAGCCATCCACTGGGCAAAGTCCTCTGCTTTGGTTTCCCATCTGACACGGTAAGCTCTCTCCCCTGAAAGCCACTCCGAGTTGGAATCTTCCATTGGTTCACACCGCAGCGCCCTGCAAGAGCGAGGGTTGATCAAGCAGGCCCAGGGCTAGGCTCTCTAGACAGATGTTCAATGAGGTGCCCATGGCACTCTCATCTCCTTGAATCTACTCACTCGAAAACTGCCACCTCAGCTGTATCAAACGGTGTGGCAATTAAGCATTTCATATACTTTCAATGCCCGCACGCACGCCTCCACATTTTGGGTTTGTGTCGTAATGACGTGCGAACAGTCGGTGATGTCAATGCGGAGAGCGGCGCGTATTTACCTGCGAAGTAATTGTTGCGCTTGTTCGCTCACTGGTAAGTTGAATCATCGGACAGCGGTCCGTGAAATGGTTCAACTCACTACGGGAGATAACATGTACGAACATAAGATTCACACCAACGATTCAGCG
This Edaphobacter bradus DNA region includes the following protein-coding sequences:
- a CDS encoding TolC family protein produces the protein MTTHAHYRLPGQRWWFTLLLLCCANHYGQAQQPLTWDQVKARFEAANPALKADALGVDELKAQEITAYLRPNPQFNLAVDGTQFPPHKGPYTPVVSTQEQSTFSYLHERQHKRELRLESAVEGTRIGRSLHEDLDRTMIFTLRSAFVQTLQAKAVLDLAKANLDYYDKIIDISRNRLSAGDIAQVDFDRIELLRVQYESEIQTAIVNLRTAKIQLLQLLNDRTPMDQFNVDGPFDFADALRPLDDYRQLALASRPDLQAAIQTIEQSKTNHKLAMANGSTDPTYSVWWTHNPSFNNIGYGDNTLGLSFAIPLRIFDRNQGEKKRTLIDIDRNNQLTEAARAQVFSDVDSSYEQVSSNIALLKPYKQKYLDQATRVRDTITFSYQHGGASLMDFLNAQSDYRVVQLTYAQLIGSYLVAAGQLNLAVGREVIQ